In Maniola hyperantus chromosome 13, iAphHyp1.2, whole genome shotgun sequence, one genomic interval encodes:
- the CtsB gene encoding cathepsin B, which produces MIAIRATCVVLICTLAVLKADFGHPLSDALINIINSRQSTWRAGRNFPLYMTLRTIKHMMGAYPDTNLMNMLNVEYDQELINSLPESFDPRDKWPNCPTLNEIRDQGSCGSCWAFGAVEAMTDRYCIFSNGTKHFHFSAEDLLSCCPVCGLGCNGGMPTLAWEYWKHFGLVSGGSYNSSQGCLPYQIEPCEHHVPGNRMPCSGDTGTPKCVRSCRTGYPFTYKQDKRYGKHVYAVRGGEQHIKAEIFQNGPVEGAFTVYADLLAYKSGVYKHVAGEELGGHAIKIMGWGIENGNKYWLIANSWNADWGDNGFFKILRGEDHCGIESSIVAGVPLIV; this is translated from the coding sequence ATGATTGCAATTCGTGCAACGTGTGTGGTACTAATTTGTACACTGGCTGTTTTAAAAGCTGATTTCGGCCATCCGCTCTCAGATGCCTTGATAAACATTATCAACTCCCGACAATCGACATGGCGTGCTGGCAGAAATTTCCCGTTATACATGACATTACGCACCATCAAGCACATGATGGGAGCCTATCCAGATACTAACTTAATGAACATGCTAAACGTCGAATATGATCAAGAACTAATCAACAGTTTACCAGAAAGCTTCGATCCTAGAGACAAGTGGCCGAATTGCCCCACTTTAAACGAAATCAGAGATCAAGGATCGTGCGGTAGTTGCTGGGCATTTGGAGCGGTCGAAGCGATGACCGACCGATATTGTATCTTCTCAAATGGCACGAAACATTTCCATTTCTCAGCAGAAGATTTATTAAGTTGCTGTCCAGTTTGCGGCCTCGGGTGCAACGGCGGCATGCCCACATTGGCTTGGGAGTATTGGAAACATTTTGGATTAGTATCAGGAGGGAGCTATAATTCTTCTCAAGGCTGTTTACCTTACCAAATAGAACCGTGCGAGCATCACGTCCCTGGGAATAGGATGCCATGCAGCGGTGACACGGGTACTCCAAAATGCGTAAGATCGTGCCGCACGGGTTATCCGTTTACCTACAAACAAGACAAAAGATACGGAAAACACGTGTATGCTGTTAGAGGCGGAGAACAACATATCAAAGCcgaaatttttcaaaatggtCCGGTTGAAGGCGCATTTACAGTGTACGCAGATTTGCTAGCTTACAAGAGTGGTGTGTACAAACACGTTGCAGGCGAGGAACTCGGTGGTCACGCTATTAAGATAATGGGATGGGGGATCGAAAATGGAAACAAATATTGGCTTATTGCGAACTCTTGGAACGCGGATTGGGGAGACAATGGCTTCTTTAAAATCCTTCGTGGCGAAGATCATTGCGGGATCGAAAGTTCGATAGTTGCTGGAGTACCGTtaatagtttaa